A genomic region of Gimesia chilikensis contains the following coding sequences:
- a CDS encoding zinc-binding dehydrogenase: MSQVESMQTAVVNYAPEADSVELQEIPVPEIGPDEVLLEVAAVGVCGSDLHQWTADHSWPVNYPVVLGHEFAGTISRTGELVRNWSIGDRVVSETAAIIDPDNPLSREGRYNLDPTRKGFGYGVNGAMTSFVRVPARCLHHVPDSLPLEKAALTEPCCVAFNAVVMNGDIQPGDRVVVFGPGPIGLLCAAMARLQGAEVAVVGLERDQGRLEIAAREYGCEPIIAGLDDWSLAVDGLGVNGVVDAAGVSVTLKKSLEIVRPGGWISKVGWGPQPLGFSLDPLVQKNIRLQGSFSHNWPIWERVIRLLTTGQLNIDPIIGGTWSLSDWHTAFETMHSGEIVKAVLTP; this comes from the coding sequence ATGAGTCAGGTGGAATCAATGCAGACGGCAGTCGTGAATTATGCTCCCGAGGCAGACTCGGTTGAATTACAGGAGATTCCGGTTCCCGAGATTGGACCGGATGAAGTGCTGTTGGAAGTGGCAGCCGTGGGTGTCTGTGGCAGTGACCTGCATCAATGGACGGCAGACCATAGTTGGCCGGTCAACTATCCCGTTGTGCTGGGGCATGAATTTGCTGGTACGATTTCCAGGACGGGTGAACTGGTTCGTAACTGGTCGATCGGAGATCGCGTCGTCAGTGAAACAGCGGCCATCATCGATCCCGACAATCCGCTCTCTCGCGAGGGACGCTACAATCTGGATCCGACTCGAAAAGGCTTCGGCTACGGTGTGAATGGTGCCATGACCAGTTTTGTCCGGGTGCCGGCACGTTGTCTGCATCATGTGCCTGACAGTCTGCCTCTGGAAAAAGCGGCTCTCACGGAACCTTGCTGCGTGGCCTTTAATGCAGTCGTCATGAATGGAGATATTCAACCGGGTGATCGGGTCGTCGTGTTCGGGCCGGGGCCCATTGGTTTGCTGTGTGCTGCAATGGCTCGCCTGCAGGGAGCGGAAGTTGCAGTTGTTGGTCTGGAACGGGATCAGGGCCGTCTGGAAATCGCTGCTCGCGAGTATGGCTGTGAACCGATCATTGCCGGTCTGGATGATTGGAGCCTGGCGGTAGATGGTCTTGGCGTGAATGGTGTGGTCGATGCTGCCGGCGTGTCAGTGACATTGAAGAAGTCACTGGAGATCGTTCGTCCTGGGGGCTGGATCAGTAAGGTGGGCTGGGGGCCTCAACCTCTGGGCTTCTCGCTGGATCCTCTCGTACAGAAGAATATTCGCCTGCAAGGCAGCTTCAGCCATAACTGGCCGATCTGGGAGCGGGTGATTCGGTTATTAACGACCGGGCAATTGAACATCGATCCGATTATCGGTGGTACCTGGTCTCTGAGTGACTGGCATACTGCTTTCGAGACGATGCACTCTGGCGAGATCGTCAAAGCGGTTCTCACGCCCTGA
- a CDS encoding sugar phosphate isomerase/epimerase family protein — protein sequence MPKLAAFPKAFMDELCLSGEMTLQQWIELAATLDIDGLEFYAGFLEMKDQNFWPEAKKMATDQGLEIPMMCCSPDFTHPDEAFRKEQVEHEKFWMEMTAALGGKYCRVLSGQRRPEVSREEGIQYTVSSIEACLPLAEQLGLTLIIENHYKDNYWDYPEFAQMADVFCDLVSRIDSPYFGVNYDPSNTILAGEDPLELLARIKERVVTMHASDRYLIEGTIEDLRKEENSLGYASRLSHGVIGKGLNDYDEIFSQLKEVGFDSWISIEDGVNGMEELQESVAFLRAKMAQYWG from the coding sequence ATGCCCAAACTAGCCGCGTTTCCTAAAGCCTTTATGGATGAACTGTGTCTGTCCGGTGAAATGACACTCCAGCAGTGGATTGAACTGGCAGCGACACTCGATATTGATGGACTTGAATTCTATGCCGGTTTCCTGGAGATGAAGGATCAGAATTTCTGGCCGGAAGCCAAAAAGATGGCAACGGATCAGGGATTGGAAATTCCCATGATGTGCTGCTCGCCGGACTTTACTCATCCTGATGAAGCATTTCGTAAAGAGCAGGTCGAGCATGAAAAATTCTGGATGGAAATGACGGCTGCATTGGGGGGAAAATATTGTCGAGTCCTATCCGGGCAGAGACGCCCCGAAGTTTCCCGGGAAGAGGGCATCCAGTATACGGTCTCTTCCATCGAAGCCTGCCTGCCGCTGGCAGAGCAGCTTGGGCTCACCCTGATCATTGAGAATCACTACAAAGACAATTACTGGGACTATCCGGAATTTGCTCAGATGGCGGATGTCTTCTGCGATCTGGTGTCTCGGATTGATTCTCCCTACTTCGGGGTCAACTATGATCCGAGCAACACGATTCTGGCGGGAGAGGATCCACTGGAACTCCTGGCACGGATCAAGGAGCGGGTCGTTACGATGCACGCCAGCGATCGTTATCTGATTGAAGGGACCATTGAGGACCTGCGCAAAGAAGAAAACAGCCTGGGATATGCCAGTCGTCTCAGCCATGGTGTGATCGGCAAGGGGCTGAATGATTACGACGAGATCTTCTCACAGTTAAAAGAAGTTGGATTCGACAGCTGGATCAGCATCGAAGATGGCGTCAACGGGATGGAAGAACTCCAGGAAAGCGTGGCATTTCTGCGGGCCAAAATGGCTCAATATTGGGGATAA
- a CDS encoding HlyD family secretion protein has product MPAETIDDYQVQHHLNEHHSSLGFRALVILMIALVGGVSCAQWVRGLRVDSYVGSLQAPKTIVTARTDAVIQKMHVTEGQTVDSEDIVVTLFDRSLEKTWQVKQQQLAALEAELEQSQAKTEVELALRNKEIESEVFQAKLKSSQYLKEQYIHQITNLAWQDFLQDYDSISSSGSNEEVFRSLVYESRLPDENRITAMLRQESARNSAEVFAARVKLCEEQMAELKALQRKLPQQIRLAMGVEVIKNRLEQVKNELKQLETQREDLQLKAGRYGTVGMLEKEVGDTIQKGAPIVELFDKDHPYLLVEVPSRKISLFEEGTQVKILFSGDLKGKGVVRKISEQAVRKTGSNESLILVHVEPAGPLWPELPMGTTVDISLEK; this is encoded by the coding sequence ATGCCTGCTGAAACTATCGATGACTATCAGGTGCAGCACCATCTGAACGAACATCACTCCTCGCTCGGTTTCCGGGCGCTGGTCATATTAATGATTGCACTGGTCGGGGGCGTCAGTTGCGCTCAATGGGTCAGAGGACTCCGCGTTGACAGTTACGTCGGCTCGCTTCAAGCCCCGAAAACGATCGTCACTGCGCGAACCGATGCGGTGATCCAGAAAATGCATGTCACAGAAGGACAGACAGTAGACAGCGAGGATATTGTTGTAACACTCTTTGATCGCTCGCTCGAAAAAACCTGGCAGGTCAAACAACAGCAGTTAGCGGCTCTGGAAGCAGAGTTGGAACAGTCCCAGGCAAAAACTGAAGTTGAACTGGCGTTACGCAATAAAGAAATCGAGTCCGAAGTCTTCCAGGCCAAACTCAAATCATCTCAGTACCTCAAAGAGCAGTACATTCATCAGATTACCAATTTGGCCTGGCAGGACTTCCTGCAGGATTACGATTCGATCTCCAGTAGTGGCTCGAACGAAGAAGTATTTCGCTCACTGGTTTATGAAAGCCGTCTTCCTGATGAGAATCGGATCACCGCCATGCTGCGACAGGAATCTGCTCGTAACTCGGCCGAAGTGTTTGCAGCGCGTGTCAAACTCTGTGAAGAACAGATGGCCGAATTAAAAGCACTGCAAAGAAAACTTCCTCAGCAGATTCGCCTGGCGATGGGAGTCGAAGTGATCAAGAATCGACTCGAACAGGTGAAAAACGAGTTGAAACAACTCGAAACCCAGCGCGAAGACCTGCAGCTCAAAGCTGGTCGCTACGGCACCGTCGGCATGCTTGAAAAAGAAGTCGGCGATACCATCCAGAAGGGGGCTCCTATCGTTGAACTGTTCGATAAAGACCACCCCTATCTGCTGGTTGAAGTCCCCTCTCGCAAGATCAGCCTGTTTGAAGAAGGGACTCAGGTCAAAATTCTTTTCTCGGGAGATCTCAAGGGGAAGGGCGTTGTTCGGAAAATCTCAGAGCAGGCCGTTCGTAAAACCGGTTCCAACGAAAGTCTGATTCTGGTACATGTCGAGCCGGCAGGTCCACTCTGGCCTGAACTGCCTATGGGAACAACCGTCGACATCTCCCTGGAGAAATAA
- the ribD gene encoding bifunctional diaminohydroxyphosphoribosylaminopyrimidine deaminase/5-amino-6-(5-phosphoribosylamino)uracil reductase RibD, producing the protein MDPISQFSSPEAVMQRALELAHLGQGFVEPNPAVGSVIVDDRLQLLGEGYHQKCGGPHAEIHALQMAKDKARGATVYVTLEPCCHQGKTGPCSQALIQAGVKKVVIAMRDPAPHVDGGGIADLKAAGIEVEVGLLEAEAQRLVRPFVKRVTQGLPWVHAKWAMTFDGKIASRTGHSQWISNSRSREIVHELRGRMDAIMVGHQTALSDDPLLTARPAGKRTLTRIVVDSQATLSCESKLVRTISEAPVLVVAHPSAPAENIQRLEQAGVEVCLIAGDAGSTRPDLTSFMRELGRREMTNVLIEGGGGLLGSGFDAGLIDEVHVFLAPKLVGGAAAITPMAGIGLDQIPSFENITELEVQQLESDLYLHGRVVYQASECEGSVEPKSV; encoded by the coding sequence AGTCAGTTTTCCAGTCCTGAAGCTGTCATGCAGCGTGCCCTGGAACTGGCCCACCTGGGGCAAGGTTTTGTAGAACCCAACCCCGCTGTGGGCTCGGTGATCGTAGATGATCGGCTACAGCTCCTGGGGGAAGGCTATCATCAAAAGTGTGGTGGTCCCCATGCTGAGATCCACGCGCTTCAAATGGCAAAGGACAAGGCCAGGGGGGCGACTGTTTATGTGACCCTGGAACCCTGTTGCCATCAGGGGAAGACCGGCCCCTGTTCCCAGGCATTGATACAGGCGGGTGTGAAAAAAGTTGTGATTGCGATGCGCGATCCCGCTCCGCATGTGGACGGTGGTGGAATCGCTGATCTCAAAGCAGCCGGGATTGAAGTCGAAGTCGGACTTTTAGAAGCAGAAGCACAGCGACTGGTGAGGCCTTTTGTTAAGCGGGTAACACAGGGGTTGCCCTGGGTACATGCCAAATGGGCCATGACGTTCGACGGAAAGATAGCCAGCCGCACAGGGCATTCGCAGTGGATCTCCAACAGCAGGTCACGTGAAATCGTGCATGAGCTGCGGGGACGTATGGATGCAATCATGGTGGGGCATCAAACGGCACTATCGGACGATCCCCTGCTGACTGCGCGACCTGCAGGAAAAAGAACACTCACGCGAATTGTCGTTGATTCTCAGGCGACGCTCTCATGTGAGTCAAAGCTGGTTCGTACCATCTCTGAGGCTCCGGTACTCGTGGTGGCTCATCCATCAGCGCCAGCGGAAAATATTCAACGGCTGGAACAGGCTGGGGTCGAAGTGTGTCTGATAGCAGGAGACGCTGGTTCAACCCGCCCTGACCTCACATCATTCATGAGGGAGCTGGGGCGTAGAGAGATGACAAACGTGCTGATCGAAGGAGGCGGAGGGTTGCTCGGATCTGGTTTCGATGCAGGGCTGATAGACGAGGTGCACGTATTCCTCGCTCCGAAGCTTGTTGGTGGAGCGGCCGCGATCACACCCATGGCGGGAATCGGCCTTGATCAGATTCCCTCATTTGAAAACATCACAGAACTGGAAGTGCAGCAGCTGGAGTCCGATCTCTACTTGCACGGACGGGTGGTGTATCAGGCTTCAGAGTGTGAAGGTTCTGTGGAACCAAAATCAGTTTAG
- the thrC gene encoding threonine synthase, whose protein sequence is MTISTVSTELAFQKCISPDCEATYSLDEVLTGCPKCGELLDVTYQWDQVPLPQSLRDFEKRWSHRNRPLDFSGVWRFRELLPFASDEQIVTIGEGQTMLKTSQPVARYVGVNDDGLFLQYEGLNPSGSFKDNGMTAASTHATMVGAKVAACASTGNTSASLAVYASVAQKFKVVVFVGSGKIAFGKLSQALDYGAKTIQIQGDFDDALARVREVCQTEGIYLCNSVNPFRLEGQKSIMYRVLEGLDWQVPDWIVVPGGNLGNSSAFGKAFMELKALGLIDRIPRLAIINAQGANTLYQLYEKEGLRWNGGRYDRDRSTDFFTKMDQEDRRASTLASAIEINRPVNFSKSLRALDVCDGIVREVSDQQILDAKAQVGAGGLGCEPASAASVAGARLLKEEGVIAAGDRVVCILTGHQLKDPNATVAYHSATDEHLDEKLMNHGVNKTPFSNGPIVVENDLDKIINVIRSF, encoded by the coding sequence ATTACGATTTCCACTGTATCGACTGAACTTGCATTCCAGAAGTGTATTTCACCTGATTGTGAGGCCACCTATTCTCTGGATGAAGTATTAACCGGTTGCCCCAAATGTGGCGAGCTGCTTGATGTCACTTATCAGTGGGACCAGGTACCGCTGCCTCAGTCATTACGTGATTTCGAAAAACGCTGGAGCCATCGCAATCGACCACTCGATTTCAGTGGTGTCTGGCGGTTCCGCGAACTACTCCCCTTTGCCAGCGACGAACAGATCGTCACGATCGGCGAAGGCCAGACGATGCTCAAAACCTCTCAGCCTGTCGCTCGCTATGTTGGTGTCAACGATGATGGCCTGTTCCTGCAATACGAAGGACTGAACCCTTCCGGCAGCTTTAAAGATAACGGGATGACAGCCGCGTCTACCCATGCGACCATGGTTGGCGCAAAAGTCGCCGCCTGTGCTTCTACCGGAAACACCAGCGCCTCACTGGCCGTCTATGCCAGTGTCGCTCAGAAATTCAAAGTCGTCGTTTTCGTTGGCAGTGGAAAAATCGCGTTTGGCAAACTGTCACAGGCACTGGATTATGGTGCGAAGACCATTCAGATCCAGGGAGACTTCGACGATGCTCTCGCACGCGTGCGAGAAGTCTGTCAGACCGAAGGCATCTACCTCTGCAACAGCGTCAATCCCTTCCGTCTCGAAGGCCAGAAGTCGATCATGTATCGCGTCCTGGAAGGACTCGACTGGCAGGTGCCGGACTGGATCGTTGTTCCCGGCGGAAACCTGGGGAACTCCAGCGCATTCGGCAAAGCGTTCATGGAACTCAAGGCACTCGGTCTGATCGATCGGATTCCGCGTCTGGCGATCATCAACGCCCAGGGCGCCAACACTCTGTATCAGCTCTATGAAAAAGAGGGGCTCCGCTGGAACGGTGGCCGCTACGACCGCGATCGCTCTACCGATTTCTTCACGAAAATGGATCAGGAAGATCGCCGGGCATCCACTCTGGCCAGTGCGATCGAAATCAATCGCCCCGTCAATTTCTCTAAATCACTCCGTGCCCTCGATGTCTGTGACGGCATCGTGCGTGAAGTCAGTGATCAGCAGATACTGGATGCCAAAGCCCAGGTCGGCGCTGGTGGTCTCGGCTGCGAACCTGCCAGTGCAGCAAGCGTCGCTGGAGCCCGACTCCTTAAAGAAGAAGGCGTCATTGCCGCCGGCGATCGCGTCGTCTGCATTCTGACCGGGCATCAGCTGAAAGATCCCAACGCGACCGTAGCATACCACTCTGCGACTGATGAACATCTGGATGAAAAACTGATGAATCATGGCGTAAACAAAACGCCTTTTTCGAACGGACCTATTGTCGTCGAGAATGATTTAGATAAAATAATAAATGTGATTCGATCTTTCTAA
- a CDS encoding orotidine 5'-phosphate decarboxylase / HUMPS family protein, producing the protein MKPIVQISLDLTNIEEALETAAMAMRAGVDWLEAGTPLILAEGLNCVRELRKAFPETPIVADLKTMDGGYLEAEMMAKAGATHVVVMSRAHAETIHCVVKAGKDHGVEVMGDNLADDMVSAAKKLEDLGCDYVIHHVGYDERRGIAARGERMPSPLDQLKEVVEAVSIPVQAVGGLSLEQAIRTPEYGAPLVVLGAPLTIDADSFKTASGDLEDSLRLICEKVHAYGDVAIGGQK; encoded by the coding sequence ATGAAGCCGATCGTACAGATTTCACTGGATCTGACCAATATTGAAGAGGCGCTCGAAACGGCAGCGATGGCGATGCGGGCAGGAGTGGACTGGCTGGAAGCCGGCACTCCCCTGATTCTGGCAGAGGGTTTGAACTGTGTCAGGGAGTTGCGGAAAGCGTTTCCGGAAACTCCGATCGTGGCGGATCTCAAGACCATGGATGGTGGTTACCTGGAAGCGGAAATGATGGCCAAGGCAGGTGCGACGCACGTTGTTGTGATGTCACGGGCACATGCAGAAACGATTCATTGCGTGGTCAAGGCCGGGAAAGATCATGGCGTCGAAGTCATGGGAGATAATCTCGCAGATGACATGGTCTCTGCCGCGAAAAAACTGGAAGACCTGGGATGCGACTATGTGATTCATCATGTCGGCTATGATGAACGTCGGGGAATCGCTGCCCGTGGCGAGCGGATGCCCAGTCCCCTGGATCAATTAAAAGAAGTCGTCGAAGCTGTCAGCATTCCCGTGCAGGCTGTGGGTGGGCTTTCGCTCGAACAGGCGATTCGCACTCCCGAATATGGGGCGCCGCTGGTCGTACTGGGAGCACCGCTGACCATTGATGCCGATTCCTTTAAGACCGCCAGTGGAGATCTGGAAGATTCACTGCGGCTGATTTGTGAAAAAGTACACGCTTACGGTGATGTTGCGATTGGAGGTCAGAAATGA
- a CDS encoding M24 family metallopeptidase translates to MFDLSRVQAALDQFQMDGWLFYDFRGSNVLALRILDIPEAAIGSRRFFYFVPRVGTPLKLVHRIESGVLDHLPGDKVVYLKWQELEAGLASILKGTGQVAMEYSPRNANPYISRVDAGTVELVRESVDSIVPSGDLVQLFEAVWDQEQWELHQRAGVSTDKAFEVAWSFIARQIREHGSIEEQAVCDVIMAHFEETGLTTYHPPIVAREAHSGNPHYETGTGTDTAIREGDFVLVDLWAKCDVPRGVYSDMTRVGFAGTEVPEAYSKIFQIVAEARDAGITIVEEAFASGKPLQGWEVDQACRDVIEAAGYGEYFVHRTGHSIGQETHGNGANMDNLETHEERLILPQTCFSIEPGIYLPEFGVRSEINVFVDEACKVHVTAGERQTEILPILKEY, encoded by the coding sequence ATGTTCGATCTTTCCCGGGTACAGGCTGCGTTAGACCAGTTTCAGATGGACGGCTGGCTATTTTACGATTTTCGTGGCAGTAACGTGTTGGCCCTGCGGATCCTGGATATTCCCGAAGCAGCCATCGGCTCTCGTCGCTTTTTTTACTTTGTTCCCCGAGTGGGGACACCCCTGAAACTGGTCCACCGAATTGAATCGGGAGTACTCGATCATCTGCCGGGGGACAAGGTTGTTTACCTCAAGTGGCAGGAGCTGGAAGCGGGCCTTGCGTCGATTCTGAAAGGAACCGGTCAGGTTGCGATGGAGTATTCACCGCGCAATGCCAATCCTTACATTTCCCGAGTGGATGCTGGAACGGTGGAACTGGTGCGCGAATCGGTCGACTCCATAGTGCCCTCTGGAGATCTGGTGCAACTGTTTGAAGCGGTCTGGGATCAGGAGCAATGGGAACTGCATCAGCGTGCAGGCGTCAGTACCGACAAAGCGTTTGAGGTTGCCTGGTCATTCATCGCCCGTCAGATTCGCGAGCATGGGAGTATCGAAGAACAGGCCGTCTGTGATGTGATCATGGCACACTTTGAAGAGACGGGCCTGACGACGTATCACCCTCCGATTGTAGCGCGTGAAGCACACAGTGGAAATCCACATTATGAAACGGGTACCGGCACAGATACGGCGATCCGTGAAGGGGATTTTGTTCTGGTTGACCTGTGGGCCAAGTGTGATGTCCCCCGTGGTGTTTACAGTGACATGACCCGCGTTGGCTTTGCAGGAACTGAAGTTCCGGAAGCGTACTCGAAGATCTTTCAGATCGTGGCGGAAGCACGTGATGCCGGCATTACCATAGTGGAAGAAGCTTTTGCTTCTGGTAAGCCACTTCAAGGCTGGGAAGTGGATCAGGCCTGTCGCGATGTCATCGAAGCAGCGGGGTATGGCGAGTACTTCGTGCACCGCACTGGTCACAGCATTGGACAGGAGACCCACGGGAATGGTGCCAACATGGATAACCTGGAAACTCATGAGGAACGGCTCATCCTGCCTCAGACCTGCTTTTCGATCGAGCCGGGAATCTATCTACCCGAGTTCGGGGTACGCAGTGAGATCAATGTCTTTGTAGATGAAGCCTGCAAAGTCCATGTTACAGCCGGGGAGCGCCAGACAGAGATTCTTCCGATACTGAAGGAATACTGA